One Triticum dicoccoides isolate Atlit2015 ecotype Zavitan chromosome 5B, WEW_v2.0, whole genome shotgun sequence genomic window carries:
- the LOC119310902 gene encoding uncharacterized protein LOC119310902 isoform X1 → MVAWRESYLDLILIPLGLLLPALYHAWLWRAVRRRPLSTAFGVYSAARRLWAAGMMRDNDDKKGVLVVQSLRNVIMGSTLMATTSVLFCTGIAAVLSSTYSVKKPLSDAVFGAHGEYMMALKYVALLLVFLFAFLCHTLTICFLNQASFLINTSCLPLPDAGKDDDGARLVGLQLPAGAVGDYVGEILERSFTLNFIGNRLFYAGVPLLLWIFGPVLAFLSAVVMIPILYNLDMVNVAADRGTKEHSSGCVNGKANGNGCMQV, encoded by the coding sequence ATGGTGGCGTGGAGGGAGAGCTACCTGGACCTGATCCTGATCCCGCTGGGCCTGCTGCTGCCGGCGCTGTACCACGCCTGGCTGTGGCGGGCCGTGCGGCGCCGCCCGCTCTCCACGGCCTTCGGGGTCTACTCGGCGGCGCGCAGGCTCTGGGCGGCCGGCATGATGCGGGACAACGACGACAAGAAGGGGGTGCTGGTTGTGCAGTCGCTGCGGAACGTCATCATGGGGTCCACGCTCATGGCCACCACGTCGGTGCTCTTCTGCACGGGCATCGCCGCCGTGCTCAGCAGCACCTACTCCGTCAAGAAGCCGCTGAGCGACGCCGTGTTCGGCGCGCACGGGGAGTACATGATGGCGCTCAAGTACGTGGCGCTGCTGCTCGTCTTCCTCTTCGCCTTCCTCTGCCACACCCTCACCATCTGCTTCCTCAACCAAGCCAGCTTCCTCATCAACACCTCCTGCCTCCCCCTCCCCGACGCCGGTAAGGACGACGACGGCGCCCGCCTGGTCGGCCTGCAGCTGCCGGCCGGCGCCGTCGGCGACTACGTGGGCGAGATCCTGGAGAGGAGCTTCACGCTCAACTTCATCGGCAACAGGCTCTTCTACGCCGGGGTGCCCCTCCTGCTCTGGATCTTCGGCCCGGTGCTCGCCTTCCTCTCCGCCGTGGTCATGATCCCCATACTCTACAACCTCGACATGGTTAACGTCGCCGCCGACAGAGGAACGAAGGAACACAGCAGCGGCTGCGTCAACGGCAAGGCGAACGGGAACGGCTGCATGCAAGTCTGA
- the LOC119310902 gene encoding uncharacterized protein LOC119310902 isoform X2 codes for MVAWRESYLDLILIPLGLLLPALYHAWLWRAVRRRPLSTAFGVYSAARRLWAAGMMRDNDDKKGVLVVQSLRNVIMGSTLMATTSVLFCTGIAAVLSSTYSVKKPLSDAVFGAHGEYMMALNFLINTSCLPLPDAGKDDDGARLVGLQLPAGAVGDYVGEILERSFTLNFIGNRLFYAGVPLLLWIFGPVLAFLSAVVMIPILYNLDMVNVAADRGTKEHSSGCVNGKANGNGCMQV; via the exons ATGGTGGCGTGGAGGGAGAGCTACCTGGACCTGATCCTGATCCCGCTGGGCCTGCTGCTGCCGGCGCTGTACCACGCCTGGCTGTGGCGGGCCGTGCGGCGCCGCCCGCTCTCCACGGCCTTCGGGGTCTACTCGGCGGCGCGCAGGCTCTGGGCGGCCGGCATGATGCGGGACAACGACGACAAGAAGGGGGTGCTGGTTGTGCAGTCGCTGCGGAACGTCATCATGGGGTCCACGCTCATGGCCACCACGTCGGTGCTCTTCTGCACGGGCATCGCCGCCGTGCTCAGCAGCACCTACTCCGTCAAGAAGCCGCTGAGCGACGCCGTGTTCGGCGCGCACGGGGAGTACATGATGGCGCTCAA CTTCCTCATCAACACCTCCTGCCTCCCCCTCCCCGACGCCGGTAAGGACGACGACGGCGCCCGCCTGGTCGGCCTGCAGCTGCCGGCCGGCGCCGTCGGCGACTACGTGGGCGAGATCCTGGAGAGGAGCTTCACGCTCAACTTCATCGGCAACAGGCTCTTCTACGCCGGGGTGCCCCTCCTGCTCTGGATCTTCGGCCCGGTGCTCGCCTTCCTCTCCGCCGTGGTCATGATCCCCATACTCTACAACCTCGACATGGTTAACGTCGCCGCCGACAGAGGAACGAAGGAACACAGCAGCGGCTGCGTCAACGGCAAGGCGAACGGGAACGGCTGCATGCAAGTCTGA